One Aneurinibacillus migulanus genomic region harbors:
- a CDS encoding ATP-binding protein, translated as MGIPTLLLNAFIIILCIFCYQIFWLDKAGKEARNNVLISFLSSIAIVLCMTFPFSFHSGYIYDLRLIPILLAALYGGFRSFIFITFIYLSYRFYLGGNGFFPSVIVHFMLTFIIMASHYFLSGYLKKRKILFGTLLIFLCTTCFSVFAIMNEIRISAKVEFVCIHFLANFIVINTLTVLLSLYLIEGMIEKFKMKEKIYRAEKFNVTSELAASIAHEIRNPLTTLYGFIQLFNKNEISETQKSEYLQVMLIELEKIQLVINDYLSLVKPQMVVKETLDIRSIVYQVIDVILPMASLHNVKVESDMIGSLYINANAVNIKRCLINIAKNGIEAMTNGGVLRINVKKIKNNIVIEIIDSGIGMSPEEINRIALPFYSTKGKGTGLGTMISYGIIKELNGDIEIKSEIGKGTRFSIIIPSS; from the coding sequence ATGGGGATACCGACATTATTATTAAATGCGTTCATTATTATCCTTTGTATTTTTTGCTATCAAATATTTTGGTTGGATAAAGCCGGAAAAGAAGCACGTAATAATGTATTAATCTCTTTTCTTTCATCCATTGCGATCGTTCTTTGTATGACATTCCCCTTTAGTTTCCACTCGGGATATATCTATGATTTACGGCTTATCCCAATCCTTTTAGCTGCTCTCTATGGTGGTTTTAGGAGCTTTATTTTCATCACCTTTATCTATCTTTCTTACCGCTTTTACTTAGGCGGGAACGGATTTTTCCCTTCAGTTATTGTACATTTTATGCTTACTTTCATTATTATGGCATCTCATTACTTTCTATCAGGTTATTTAAAAAAAAGAAAAATATTGTTCGGCACCTTACTTATTTTTCTCTGTACTACTTGCTTTTCTGTCTTTGCTATAATGAACGAAATACGGATAAGCGCTAAAGTTGAATTTGTTTGTATCCATTTTTTAGCCAATTTTATAGTAATCAATACCCTTACTGTTTTGTTATCACTCTATCTTATTGAAGGCATGATAGAAAAGTTTAAAATGAAAGAAAAAATTTATCGTGCAGAAAAATTTAATGTGACGAGTGAATTAGCAGCCTCTATTGCCCACGAGATACGGAATCCGTTGACTACGTTATATGGATTTATTCAGTTGTTTAATAAAAACGAAATCTCGGAAACACAAAAGAGTGAGTATTTGCAAGTCATGCTAATAGAGCTAGAAAAAATACAACTCGTTATTAACGATTATTTATCTCTTGTAAAACCACAAATGGTTGTGAAAGAAACTTTAGATATTAGATCCATTGTCTATCAAGTAATAGATGTTATTTTACCGATGGCCAGTCTACATAATGTTAAAGTTGAAAGCGATATGATAGGTTCCCTTTATATAAATGCCAACGCCGTTAATATAAAACGGTGTTTAATTAACATTGCAAAAAATGGGATTGAAGCCATGACAAATGGTGGGGTACTGCGAATAAATGTTAAAAAGATAAAGAATAATATTGTGATTGAGATTATCGATTCGGGGATTGGAATGTCGCCTGAGGAGATAAATCGAATCGCGCTGCCGTTTTATTCTACAAAAGGGAAGGGAACAGGGCTAGGTACGATGATTTCATATGGTATTATTAAAGAGTTAAACGGAGATATAGAAATAAAAAGCGAAATAGGAAAAGGAACACGATTTTCTATTATTATTCCTTCTTCATAA